A region of Gracilinanus agilis isolate LMUSP501 chromosome 3, AgileGrace, whole genome shotgun sequence DNA encodes the following proteins:
- the GPR34 gene encoding probable G-protein coupled receptor 34: MTSTSSYSLPCSSYDKIFMNNQSSQCGNDSSETPNATICPMNEQLLSVVLTIFYSIIFIVGLVGNIIALYVFLGIHRKRNSIQIYLLNVAIADLLLIFCLPFRILYHVNKNIWTLGVIFCKIVGTLFYMNMYISIILLGLISLDRYIKINRSIHQPKALTTKQSIYICGVVWALAITGFLTMIISTIKKGGHNSTMCFHYRDKHNAKGEAIFNYIIVIMFWLVFLLLILSYIKIANYLLKISKKRVNFPNSGKFHTTARNSFIVLIIFTICFVPYHGFRFIYITSQLNTTPCYWKEIFHKINEIMLVLSSFNSCLDPVMYFLMSSNIRKIIYQLLSRRFQGESSRSESTSEFRAGHSLHDTSVSVKIQSTFKSTLR; encoded by the coding sequence ATGACTTCAACTTCATCTTACTCCTTGCCTTGCTCCTCCTATGACAAGATCTTCATGAATAACCAAAGTAGCCAATGTGGAAATGACTCATCAGAGACACCAAATGCTACCATCTGCCCTATGAATGAACAATTATTGTCTGTTGTTTTAACAATTTTCTActccattatttttattgtggGACTTGTTGGAAACATTATAGCTCTTTATGTATTTTTGGGAATCCATCGTAAAAGAAATTCTATTCAGATTTACCTGCTTAACGTAGCCATTGCAGATCTCCTACTCATCTTTTGCCTCCCCTTCCGAATATTGTATCATGTTAACAAAAACATCTGGACACTGGGTGTAATTTTCTGCAAGATAGTGGGAACACTATTCTACATGAATATGTATATTAGCATTATTCTTTTGGGTTTGATCAGTTTGGATCGCTATATAAAAATTAATCGGTCTATCCACCAGCCAAAAGCTTTAACAACCAAGCAAAGCATTTATATCTGTGGTGTAGTGTGGGCACTTGCCATAACTGGATTTTTAACTATGATTATTTCAACAATTAAAAAAGGAGGACATAATTCTACGATGTGCTTTCATTATAGGGATAAGCATAACGCAAAGGGGGAAGCAATTTTTAACTACATCATAGTAATAATGTTTTGGTTAGTTTTCCTTCTACTAATCCTTTCATATATTAAGATTGCCAATTATCTTTTGAAGATTTCAAAAAAGAGAGTCAATTTCCCCAATTCTGGGAAATTCCATACCACAGCACGGAATTCCTTTATTgtacttattatttttactatatgcTTTGTTCCTTATCATGGTTTTAGATTCATTTATATTACATCCCAACTAAACACAACACCTTGTTACTGGAAAGAGATTTTCCACAAAATCAATGAGATCATGCTTGTACTCTCATCTTTTAACAGCTGCTTGGATCCAGTCATGTATTTTCTAATGTCCAGCAATATCCGCAAAATTATATACCAACTTCTTTCAAGAAGATTTCAAGGGGAATCAAGCAGAAGTGAAAGTACTTCAGAATTTAGAGCAGGCCATTCTCTGCATGATACttctgtaagtgttaaaattcaATCAACCTTTAAGAGTACTCTGAGATGA